A single Roseinatronobacter monicus DNA region contains:
- a CDS encoding PAS domain-containing protein — MQNHALVIELLSDLIRAPLCQTDAAIDRVLSRLGAFCDMDQACLVRLRHKDGSACADTTHAWRSPQNTARTAMGDVLLPQIIDALRTRFVADCDTVIDMLDVSALPATVPEKKLFSAYGIGALLALPMQAGGRCTGFIGFTASSSRQPFDGAEVQLLKTVADAVGNLLARVDAESEIARTRDSLAAARNRLQATLDALPDLILEVDAEGRYRSVHTRDPGQMMLSPEALIGHTDEELMPPDIVALNRQAMAEARLKGRSGPHPFDIDTPRGRRRYVLTVTTRAANKSDEKPGYVFIARDMTEEWRLQRETERLSLIARHMTNLVLIADTEQRIEWVNPAFEARTGWLLEDVRGRHPQEISRGPETDSTTKMRIDTALAALEPVRDEILNYTRDGTPYWVDVQVYPLLGSDGAHVGYVSVETDITERKRQDAALERLAHDANEARARLEMAVEALPDAFAYYDAENHLVLCNQRHRDLYPNAEVSTGARLNDLSESIAGIDAAMTYCLGPQFAGQGAYTKGSIGVNYACLEIGRIPAAAASIARGVWCFGMTAS, encoded by the coding sequence GTGCAGAACCATGCTTTGGTCATTGAACTGCTGAGTGATCTGATCCGCGCCCCTTTGTGCCAAACCGATGCCGCTATTGACCGCGTGCTGTCGCGGCTGGGTGCGTTTTGCGACATGGACCAAGCCTGTCTTGTTCGCCTGCGCCACAAGGACGGGAGCGCGTGTGCCGACACGACACATGCTTGGCGCAGCCCGCAAAACACAGCACGCACCGCGATGGGCGATGTGCTGTTGCCGCAGATCATTGATGCGTTGCGCACAAGGTTTGTCGCCGATTGTGACACTGTGATTGACATGCTGGATGTGTCAGCACTGCCCGCGACTGTGCCGGAAAAGAAACTGTTTTCGGCGTATGGTATTGGGGCTTTGTTGGCGTTGCCGATGCAGGCTGGGGGGCGGTGCACGGGCTTCATCGGTTTCACTGCCTCCTCCAGCCGTCAGCCCTTTGACGGGGCAGAGGTTCAGTTGCTCAAGACTGTTGCGGATGCTGTTGGCAACTTGTTGGCGCGGGTGGATGCCGAATCCGAAATTGCGCGCACGCGCGACTCGTTGGCTGCGGCACGCAACCGTTTGCAAGCAACCCTCGACGCGCTGCCAGACCTGATCTTGGAAGTGGACGCAGAAGGGCGCTATCGCAGTGTCCATACCAGAGATCCCGGCCAGATGATGCTGTCACCAGAGGCGTTGATTGGCCATACGGATGAAGAACTGATGCCGCCAGACATCGTGGCGCTGAACCGTCAGGCAATGGCAGAAGCGCGGCTTAAGGGGCGGTCGGGGCCACATCCGTTCGATATCGACACACCGCGCGGCCGCCGCCGCTACGTTCTGACGGTCACCACGCGCGCCGCCAACAAGTCTGACGAGAAACCGGGTTATGTCTTTATCGCCCGCGACATGACCGAAGAATGGCGCCTGCAACGCGAGACGGAGCGCCTGAGTCTGATCGCGCGGCATATGACCAATCTGGTGCTGATTGCCGATACCGAGCAGCGCATAGAATGGGTTAACCCCGCATTTGAGGCCCGCACGGGCTGGCTTTTGGAAGATGTGCGCGGCAGGCACCCGCAAGAAATATCCCGAGGGCCGGAAACCGACAGCACGACAAAGATGCGCATCGACACAGCTCTTGCGGCACTGGAACCCGTCCGCGACGAAATCCTGAACTACACCCGCGATGGCACACCCTATTGGGTCGATGTGCAGGTCTATCCTTTGTTGGGCAGCGACGGGGCGCATGTTGGCTATGTGTCTGTAGAAACCGATATTACAGAGCGAAAGCGACAGGACGCCGCCCTTGAGAGATTGGCGCATGACGCCAATGAGGCGCGCGCGCGGCTGGAAATGGCGGTCGAGGCACTGCCGGATGCCTTCGCATATTATGATGCAGAAAATCATCTGGTGCTGTGCAACCAGCGCCACCGTGACCTATATCCAAACGCCGAAGTGTCGACCGGCGCGCGCCTGAATGACCTGTCAGAGAGCATCGCTGGCATAGATGCCGCGATGACCTATTGTTTGGGGCCACAGTTTGCAGGGCAGGGGGCCTATACTAAAGGCTCAATTGGCGTTAATTATGCGTGCCTTGAGATAGGCAGGATTCCTGCGGCGGCGGCGAGTATCGCGCGGGGAGTTTGGTGTTTTGGAATGACTGCAAGTTGA
- a CDS encoding PRC-barrel domain-containing protein: MNKFMLTTAIVAVTSMGAVAQTADTDTAQSSENVPAFLATDFTGKDLYTLDTEETRALTEGEMAEDQSAWERTSARWGSGEVFTSGRESWENVGNIDDIIMTMDGEIRGILIDVGGFLGIGARSVMVDIDDLYFVNDDPEAEGIDDFFVVATMTEEQLEALPEWSEDQLTMGFEQRAHQDASVGAGATMGHDDDVAMDATGTEPTDMQTQHEARTEVPDGYQVMGAEERTADRLLGADVYGREGENVATVDDLVLGDTGEVTHAVIDVGGFLGMGEHTVALEIDDIDILWNDADGDVRVQLPMTQEELESLPEYES, translated from the coding sequence ATGAACAAGTTTATGCTTACAACCGCGATTGTCGCAGTCACCTCGATGGGGGCCGTTGCACAAACAGCTGATACGGACACAGCACAGTCATCAGAGAATGTTCCGGCGTTTCTGGCCACAGACTTTACTGGCAAGGACCTGTATACGCTGGATACTGAAGAAACACGCGCTCTGACAGAGGGCGAGATGGCTGAAGATCAGAGTGCCTGGGAACGCACCAGCGCACGCTGGGGCAGTGGCGAGGTCTTTACCTCTGGACGCGAGTCTTGGGAAAATGTCGGTAATATCGACGACATCATCATGACGATGGACGGTGAAATCCGGGGCATCCTGATCGACGTGGGTGGCTTTCTGGGCATCGGTGCACGCAGCGTGATGGTTGATATTGATGATCTGTATTTCGTCAATGACGATCCTGAGGCCGAAGGTATTGATGACTTCTTCGTTGTGGCGACCATGACAGAAGAGCAGTTGGAAGCGCTGCCCGAATGGAGCGAAGACCAACTCACAATGGGCTTTGAACAACGCGCTCATCAGGACGCCAGTGTCGGGGCAGGCGCAACTATGGGGCATGATGACGATGTCGCCATGGATGCCACAGGCACCGAGCCAACTGACATGCAGACCCAGCACGAAGCCCGCACAGAAGTGCCGGATGGATATCAGGTAATGGGCGCAGAAGAGCGCACCGCTGACCGCCTGCTTGGAGCCGATGTGTATGGCCGCGAAGGTGAAAACGTCGCCACTGTGGACGATCTTGTCCTTGGTGACACTGGCGAAGTGACACATGCAGTTATTGACGTGGGTGGTTTCCTTGGAATGGGAGAACACACTGTCGCACTGGAGATTGATGATATCGACATTCTCTGGAACGACGCCGATGGCGATGTCCGCGTTCAACTGCCGATGACACAGGAAGAGCTGGAAAGCCTGCCCGAATACGAGAGCTGA
- a CDS encoding cytochrome c oxidase assembly protein: MTPYCGPAPERTDWFGAWNFDPYLLTALLVLCLWGALTLRHQQRDRKGAATLAMGAALLAFVSPLCAMTVALFSARTLHHLVVFGLLAPALALAFPIRKVPVVASFAALSAALWLWHIPQVYSAAWDSALVYWAMQAALILPAWAFWSVILGRSKLEHVVWLVPLVGQMGLLGALLTFAQRPFYLEHLTHAERFGLSALQDQQLAGLIMWVPGMIPVAILAGIMAQRVLRRDMHI; encoded by the coding sequence ATGACACCATATTGCGGCCCTGCACCCGAGCGGACTGATTGGTTTGGGGCATGGAATTTTGACCCTTATCTGCTGACTGCGCTACTTGTATTGTGTCTATGGGGCGCATTAACCCTGCGCCATCAGCAACGGGACCGAAAAGGCGCGGCGACACTCGCTATGGGTGCAGCGCTGCTTGCCTTCGTATCGCCCTTATGTGCGATGACGGTTGCGTTGTTCTCGGCGCGCACATTGCATCATCTGGTGGTGTTCGGGCTTCTTGCACCGGCCTTGGCGCTGGCCTTTCCCATTCGCAAGGTCCCGGTTGTGGCCAGCTTTGCAGCTCTGTCAGCCGCGCTGTGGTTGTGGCATATCCCGCAGGTATACAGCGCCGCATGGGACAGTGCGCTGGTTTACTGGGCCATGCAGGCGGCGCTGATCTTGCCCGCTTGGGCCTTCTGGTCGGTTATTCTTGGCCGCAGCAAGCTGGAACATGTGGTCTGGCTGGTTCCGCTGGTGGGGCAAATGGGCCTGCTTGGGGCGCTATTGACCTTTGCGCAGCGCCCGTTTTACCTTGAACATCTGACCCATGCCGAGCGCTTCGGGCTGTCAGCGCTGCAGGACCAACAGCTTGCGGGCCTGATCATGTGGGTGCCCGGCATGATCCCTGTGGCCATTCTGGCCGGAATTATGGCGCAGCGCGTGTTGCGCCGGGACATGCACATATGA
- a CDS encoding CopD family protein: protein MIAALKAAHIIALSIWCAGLILLPILLHIYGRRPEMRSQAGFTEFRWLTHYSYIAVITPAAVIAVSVGTVLIFALEVLNAWMLAKLIAVAGMVLLHAWMGHLIVQAGEGRGDFHLPMAGLSLLALVPLIGLVLWLVLAKPSLEELIALLPSILQEPRGNPIPARFNPL from the coding sequence ATGATTGCGGCATTGAAGGCGGCGCATATCATCGCCTTGTCCATCTGGTGTGCCGGACTGATCCTGCTGCCGATCCTGCTGCATATCTATGGGCGCAGGCCAGAGATGCGCAGTCAGGCCGGATTCACCGAATTTCGATGGCTGACGCATTACAGTTATATCGCTGTCATCACCCCTGCGGCGGTGATCGCTGTGTCAGTCGGAACAGTCCTGATCTTCGCATTGGAGGTGCTGAACGCCTGGATGCTGGCCAAGCTGATCGCGGTGGCGGGCATGGTGCTGCTGCATGCGTGGATGGGGCATCTGATCGTGCAGGCCGGCGAGGGGCGCGGTGACTTTCACTTGCCGATGGCGGGGCTTTCGCTGCTGGCGCTGGTGCCGCTGATCGGCTTGGTGCTGTGGCTGGTGCTTGCCAAACCATCCTTGGAGGAGCTGATCGCACTGCTGCCGTCAATCCTGCAAGAGCCGCGTGGCAACCCGATACCCGCAAGGTTTAATCCCCTATGA
- the coxB gene encoding cytochrome c oxidase subunit II has product MTRPALLLLATTLLAACDGPLSTLRPSGPIAADIAWLWWVMLAGAVLITVFVLVLLVLAFGAPRRVQARIWTHGLGLWFSLVILSAVLGAGLWVGERILPRDDGAVTVQAHAFQWGWEFTHTDADGQEVQTANLLHIPAGQPVDVLITSEDVIHSFWVPQLAGKMDAIPGRTNRTRIEADAPGVYEGLCAEFCGIGHARMRFSVQAHTDWPPDWSEEADTDTQEGAP; this is encoded by the coding sequence ATGACCCGCCCTGCCCTGTTATTGCTTGCAACCACTTTGCTGGCCGCCTGCGATGGCCCGCTATCAACGCTGCGCCCCTCTGGCCCGATTGCAGCCGATATTGCGTGGCTGTGGTGGGTGATGCTGGCGGGGGCTGTGCTGATTACGGTTTTTGTGCTGGTCTTGCTGGTCCTCGCATTCGGTGCGCCGCGCCGTGTGCAGGCACGGATCTGGACGCATGGGCTGGGCCTGTGGTTCTCGCTGGTGATCCTGAGCGCGGTTCTGGGGGCTGGTCTGTGGGTGGGCGAGCGTATTTTGCCGCGCGATGATGGCGCGGTCACAGTGCAGGCCCATGCGTTTCAATGGGGGTGGGAGTTCACGCATACCGATGCAGACGGGCAAGAGGTGCAGACAGCCAATCTGCTGCACATCCCCGCGGGCCAGCCCGTTGATGTGCTGATCACATCAGAGGATGTGATCCATTCCTTCTGGGTGCCACAGCTTGCAGGCAAGATGGACGCCATCCCTGGCCGCACCAACCGCACCCGGATCGAGGCCGATGCCCCTGGCGTTTATGAAGGCCTATGCGCCGAGTTTTGCGGCATCGGGCACGCGCGCATGCGCTTTTCCGTGCAGGCGCATACGGACTGGCCGCCCGACTGGTCCGAGGAAGCTGACACCGACACGCAGGAGGGCGCGCCATGA
- the ctaD gene encoding cytochrome c oxidase subunit I, translating to MTDATTPTVAPERAAPVTLARNPSQRALGLHRELTRVWRNDRGLWGQITAVNHTTLGLRFMGTALIFFAIGGILSMLIRAQLATHEGAFLDTDLYNQIFTMHGSIMMFLFAIPMLEGLGIWLLPKLLGTRDMAFPRLTALGYWCYLFGGLIMLTALLFGVAPHDGWFMYTPLSDATHSPGINADVWLLGVTFVEISAVAAAVEITVTILRQRAPGMRLTEMPLFAWYMLGTSVMMLVGFPPLIAGSVLLELERAFGWPFFDPTRGGDPLLWQHLFWLFGHPEVYIIFLPAAGAMSMIIPVMCRTTILGYGAIVAAILALVFLSFGLWVHHMFTVGIPHMALAFFSAASVLVAVPTAVQVFAWIGTMWKGRPEMHLPMYHILGFFLTFVMGGLTGVMLAIVPFNWQAHDTAFVTAHLHYVLIGGFVFPMMAAATYWLPLISGKRRIKGLGEAAFWVILLGFHGTFFIMHLTGLLGMPRRIDVYPDNPEWVWLNLTSSIFSFVLTIGFAMFVLDLILQVTLGKRERRDPWRAPTLDWAMPIPSPSYNFASIPTPQQLGHTAHNTVLSLARGEGALPGAPRGRRELLVTSVGDAQPHHVALLPGNTALPLGLSASIGVFVVLMLAGQYALAGLALVPVAVLIWVWARGMAPAGDLGRVLVAPDLRLPVHHRVHPSLGRTGLSAFLVANGTLFVSLMFGVAFLSVVTPASVPPGAGAQTLPGALGLGLIAIALALAAGVARTPTRGAVALTLGLNLVGLLALLWLALSQMDDPTRHARDALRAVLAGYVGLHILVAAAMAAFVLDQFRRREIDAQTQGALSAWQLWQGFTTAVALISVVVLGAQVVLS from the coding sequence ATGACCGATGCCACCACCCCGACTGTGGCCCCAGAGCGTGCGGCACCCGTCACGCTTGCGCGCAACCCGTCCCAGCGCGCCTTGGGGCTGCACCGGGAATTGACGCGGGTCTGGCGCAATGATCGCGGACTTTGGGGGCAGATAACAGCGGTGAACCACACCACGCTGGGGCTGCGCTTTATGGGCACCGCGCTGATCTTTTTTGCCATTGGCGGCATTCTGTCCATGCTGATCCGCGCTCAGCTTGCCACGCATGAAGGCGCGTTTCTGGATACTGACCTGTATAACCAGATCTTCACCATGCATGGCAGCATCATGATGTTTCTCTTCGCCATTCCCATGCTGGAAGGGCTGGGCATCTGGCTGTTGCCAAAACTGCTGGGCACCCGCGACATGGCTTTTCCGCGTCTGACAGCCCTTGGCTACTGGTGCTATCTGTTTGGCGGGCTGATCATGCTGACCGCGCTTTTATTCGGCGTGGCGCCGCATGATGGCTGGTTCATGTACACGCCGCTGTCAGATGCCACCCATTCCCCCGGCATAAATGCCGATGTCTGGCTGCTGGGCGTCACCTTTGTGGAAATTTCGGCCGTTGCGGCGGCGGTCGAGATTACCGTCACCATTCTGCGCCAGCGCGCGCCGGGAATGCGGCTGACCGAAATGCCGCTATTTGCGTGGTATATGCTGGGCACAAGCGTGATGATGCTGGTGGGCTTTCCGCCCCTGATTGCGGGCTCGGTCCTGCTGGAGTTGGAGCGCGCCTTTGGCTGGCCGTTCTTTGACCCGACACGCGGGGGTGATCCGCTGCTGTGGCAACACCTGTTCTGGCTGTTTGGCCACCCGGAGGTGTATATTATTTTTCTGCCTGCTGCGGGCGCGATGTCGATGATCATTCCCGTCATGTGCCGCACGACGATTCTGGGATACGGGGCGATAGTCGCGGCCATATTGGCGCTGGTCTTTCTGTCTTTCGGGCTGTGGGTGCATCACATGTTCACGGTCGGCATTCCGCATATGGCGCTGGCGTTTTTCTCGGCGGCGTCCGTGCTGGTGGCCGTGCCCACGGCAGTGCAGGTTTTCGCGTGGATCGGCACCATGTGGAAGGGACGGCCAGAGATGCATCTGCCGATGTATCACATCCTTGGCTTTTTCCTGACCTTCGTGATGGGCGGGCTGACAGGCGTGATGCTGGCCATCGTGCCGTTCAACTGGCAGGCCCATGACACGGCCTTTGTCACAGCCCATCTGCATTATGTGCTGATCGGCGGCTTTGTCTTTCCGATGATGGCGGCAGCAACCTATTGGTTGCCCCTGATTTCGGGCAAGCGCCGCATCAAGGGCTTGGGCGAAGCAGCGTTCTGGGTGATCCTGCTGGGGTTTCACGGCACGTTCTTCATCATGCATCTGACCGGATTGCTGGGGATGCCGCGCCGGATAGATGTCTATCCTGACAACCCCGAATGGGTCTGGCTGAACCTGACCTCGTCCATCTTCAGTTTCGTGCTGACCATCGGGTTTGCAATGTTCGTGCTGGACTTGATCCTGCAAGTGACGCTTGGCAAACGCGAACGCCGCGATCCGTGGCGCGCACCGACGCTGGATTGGGCCATGCCGATCCCGTCGCCCAGCTATAACTTCGCCTCGATCCCGACACCGCAGCAACTTGGCCACACGGCGCACAACACCGTCTTGTCTTTGGCGCGCGGTGAAGGGGCGCTGCCGGGTGCCCCAAGGGGGCGGCGGGAATTGCTGGTCACATCCGTGGGCGATGCGCAGCCCCATCACGTGGCCCTCCTGCCCGGCAATACGGCCCTGCCCTTGGGGCTGTCGGCAAGTATCGGGGTGTTTGTGGTCCTAATGCTGGCCGGCCAATATGCGCTTGCCGGATTGGCGCTGGTGCCTGTGGCGGTGCTGATCTGGGTCTGGGCGCGCGGCATGGCCCCTGCGGGCGATCTGGGGCGGGTGCTTGTCGCACCTGACCTGCGCCTGCCGGTTCACCACCGTGTGCATCCCAGCCTTGGCAGAACCGGCCTGAGTGCGTTTTTGGTGGCAAATGGCACGTTGTTCGTCTCGTTGATGTTCGGGGTAGCGTTCTTGTCTGTCGTCACCCCCGCGAGCGTGCCGCCAGGTGCAGGGGCGCAAACCCTGCCCGGCGCGCTTGGCCTTGGCCTCATAGCCATCGCGCTGGCACTGGCCGCAGGGGTTGCGCGCACGCCCACGCGCGGCGCTGTTGCCCTGACACTGGGCTTGAACCTTGTGGGGCTGCTGGCGTTGTTATGGCTCGCGCTCAGCCAGATGGATGACCCCACGCGCCATGCGCGCGATGCCTTGCGCGCGGTTCTTGCGGGCTATGTCGGGCTGCATATACTAGTGGCAGCGGCGATGGCGGCGTTTGTGCTGGACCAGTTCCGGCGCAGGGAAATTGACGCGCAAACCCAAGGTGCGCTGAGCGCGTGGCAACTTTGGCAAGGCTTCACGACGGCTGTCGCGCTAATCTCGGTGGTGGTGCTTGGCGCGCAGGTGGTGCTGTCATGA
- a CDS encoding phospholipase D-like domain-containing protein — MNDPQFKRDMAGLYGSPILGGNHIETLINGDAIFDDMLFSISQAQHSITFETYIYWSGQIANRFCDLLIERAQAGVPVKVLIDWVGGLPMDDDLIERMHQGGVDLRMFRPMRPRTLSRLNNRTHRKVLVVDGKAGFIGGVGIADVWMGDARNAQEWRDTHYRVTGPVVALLQNAFAHNWVEASGEVLRGPAFYPLLREVGEAEVQMVKSNTGSRNEIHLMFMTALAAARNHIRISTPYFVPDKVAIAQLLEARARGVKVDLLIAGKHTDSWLVRRVSRLAWRKLLAAGVQIHEYAPTFLHAKLIIVDDCWASVGSANFDERSFRLNDEANLNVYDAGFVAEQIRIFETDCAVAPLVSEADLDRIGWLEHAQTAVLGWLRPHL; from the coding sequence GTGAATGACCCGCAGTTCAAGCGTGACATGGCCGGTCTGTACGGAAGCCCGATCCTTGGCGGCAACCATATCGAGACATTGATAAACGGGGATGCCATCTTCGATGATATGCTGTTCTCGATCAGTCAGGCGCAGCATTCGATTACGTTTGAAACCTATATTTACTGGAGTGGCCAGATCGCAAACCGGTTTTGTGATCTGCTGATTGAGCGTGCGCAGGCAGGGGTTCCGGTAAAGGTGCTGATCGATTGGGTCGGCGGCCTGCCGATGGATGATGACCTGATTGAGCGGATGCATCAGGGCGGTGTGGACCTGCGCATGTTCCGCCCAATGCGCCCGCGCACCCTGTCGCGGCTGAACAACAGAACGCATCGCAAGGTGCTGGTCGTGGATGGCAAGGCAGGCTTTATCGGCGGTGTCGGTATTGCCGATGTCTGGATGGGCGATGCGCGCAACGCGCAGGAATGGCGCGACACGCATTACCGCGTCACAGGGCCAGTGGTGGCGCTGTTGCAAAATGCCTTTGCGCATAACTGGGTCGAGGCCAGTGGCGAGGTCTTGCGCGGGCCAGCATTCTATCCGCTGTTGCGCGAGGTCGGCGAGGCCGAGGTGCAGATGGTCAAAAGCAACACCGGCAGTCGCAATGAAATTCACCTGATGTTCATGACGGCGCTGGCCGCTGCCCGAAACCATATCCGCATCTCGACGCCGTATTTTGTGCCTGACAAGGTGGCCATCGCGCAATTGCTTGAGGCGCGCGCGCGGGGGGTCAAAGTCGACTTGCTGATTGCGGGCAAACACACGGATTCTTGGCTGGTGCGTCGCGTGTCACGTTTGGCTTGGCGCAAATTGCTGGCCGCAGGCGTTCAGATTCACGAATATGCGCCGACATTTCTGCATGCCAAGCTGATAATTGTAGATGACTGCTGGGCTTCGGTCGGGTCAGCCAATTTCGATGAACGCTCTTTCCGGTTGAATGACGAGGCGAACCTTAACGTGTACGACGCTGGTTTCGTGGCCGAGCAAATCCGTATCTTTGAAACAGATTGCGCAGTTGCCCCATTGGTGAGCGAGGCTGATCTTGATAGGATTGGCTGGCTGGAACATGCGCAGACGGCTGTTCTGGGGTGGTTGCGCCCACATCTTTAG
- a CDS encoding AI-2E family transporter: protein MPPSTPNFKPPDALRAARHPPVPAGAVVGIFIILLLAAVQHAREFLLPVVVALLLFFVFVPVQRRLQRIGLPGAAIAAVLVLGLLVGIAAIFFLLSGPVMEVANNLPDIVQDITARIEAARDVFLAIVQGFRAGEETDIPQLRPAPAEAIAENGESQESDLLMSTVSGALVYLAETPAMVAQVIFALVLLFFLLSSSDLIYLKIIQSFDGFGEKRAAYNALREVEQNLGGYLGTVSFINAGLGVSIGLAMWALGMPVPLLFAVLAFLLNFIPYLGAVMGVVLASLVALLWYDTLLSVLMVAGVYMMLTTFEGQLITPSLLARRLRMNTVLVFLSVAFWAWMWSFLGMLIAVPLLVALRVISEQIPGWRKFANLLSGEAPPVPAPPEIETL, encoded by the coding sequence TTGCCCCCTTCCACGCCGAATTTCAAACCCCCTGACGCTTTGCGCGCAGCGCGGCATCCACCGGTGCCTGCGGGCGCAGTGGTTGGTATCTTCATCATCCTGCTGCTTGCGGCTGTGCAACATGCCCGCGAGTTTTTATTGCCCGTCGTCGTGGCGCTTTTGTTGTTCTTCGTCTTTGTGCCGGTGCAGCGCCGCCTGCAACGCATCGGATTGCCGGGGGCCGCGATTGCTGCGGTTCTGGTGCTGGGCCTTTTGGTGGGGATTGCGGCCATATTCTTCTTGCTGAGTGGCCCGGTTATGGAAGTGGCGAATAACCTGCCGGATATAGTGCAGGACATCACCGCCCGGATCGAAGCCGCGCGCGATGTTTTTCTGGCAATCGTCCAAGGGTTTCGCGCGGGCGAAGAGACGGACATCCCGCAATTGCGCCCTGCCCCTGCCGAGGCAATCGCAGAGAATGGCGAAAGTCAGGAAAGCGATCTGCTGATGAGCACTGTCAGCGGCGCGCTGGTCTATCTGGCCGAAACCCCCGCGATGGTCGCGCAGGTCATTTTCGCGCTGGTCCTGTTGTTCTTTTTGCTGTCATCCAGCGATTTAATCTATCTGAAGATCATCCAGAGCTTTGACGGCTTCGGAGAGAAGCGCGCCGCCTATAATGCGCTGCGCGAGGTGGAACAGAACCTTGGCGGCTATCTGGGCACAGTGTCATTTATCAATGCGGGCCTTGGCGTCAGCATAGGACTGGCAATGTGGGCGCTGGGTATGCCCGTGCCGTTGCTGTTCGCGGTGCTGGCATTTTTGCTGAACTTCATTCCCTATCTGGGCGCTGTGATGGGTGTTGTGCTGGCATCATTGGTGGCGCTGCTGTGGTACGATACATTGTTGAGCGTGTTAATGGTGGCAGGCGTCTATATGATGCTGACGACATTTGAAGGACAGTTGATAACCCCCAGCCTGCTGGCCAGACGGTTGCGCATGAACACGGTGCTTGTGTTTCTGTCGGTCGCGTTTTGGGCGTGGATGTGGTCATTTCTAGGAATGCTGATCGCGGTGCCGCTGCTGGTTGCCTTGCGTGTCATCTCGGAACAGATCCCCGGCTGGCGCAAATTCGCAAACCTCTTGTCGGGAGAGGCGCCGCCTGTCCCGGCCCCCCCGGAAATAGAAACGCTCTGA
- a CDS encoding CsbD family protein, with amino-acid sequence MNWDQIEGKWKQIKGSAKDQWGKLTDDDLDQAAGKRDKLVGKIQERYGIAKDEAEKQVDEWSSKS; translated from the coding sequence ATGAACTGGGATCAAATTGAAGGTAAATGGAAGCAAATCAAGGGCTCCGCGAAAGACCAATGGGGCAAGCTGACCGATGACGATCTGGATCAAGCCGCAGGCAAGCGCGACAAGCTTGTTGGCAAGATTCAGGAAAGATACGGCATCGCCAAGGACGAAGCTGAAAAGCAAGTTGACGAATGGTCGTCCAAGAGCTGA
- a CDS encoding DMT family transporter, with the protein MRQIVTLNARETPLAILAICAGVAFLVANDAVAKVLTDRYPPIQIVFLRNLIAVPIIAALIFAMLGPQAMRSNHLRLHALRGLLMTAGAWMYFTGLIYLPLAVATALVFSAPIFITALSVPLLREHVGWKRWSAVLLGFVGVLVIVQPGGATFQMAAILPVGTALCYAIFMISARWIDRGERLWTMMLFAMLFPMIYAAPMAIAFWEPVQTADIGLFLAIAAFGSLGLALIGQAFRLAPAALVAPFDYTALIWATGLGWLIWKDIPGVTTIAGAAIIVLSGVIIILRESRQSAN; encoded by the coding sequence ATGCGCCAGATCGTAACATTGAACGCACGGGAAACACCTTTGGCAATTCTGGCCATCTGTGCGGGCGTTGCGTTTCTTGTCGCCAATGATGCCGTCGCCAAAGTGTTGACCGACAGATACCCCCCCATCCAGATCGTCTTTTTGCGCAATCTTATCGCGGTGCCGATTATTGCCGCGTTGATTTTCGCCATGCTCGGCCCGCAGGCTATGCGCAGCAATCATTTGCGCCTGCATGCCCTGCGCGGGTTGCTGATGACGGCCGGGGCGTGGATGTATTTCACCGGTCTGATCTATCTGCCATTGGCCGTGGCCACGGCCCTTGTGTTTTCCGCGCCCATTTTCATCACCGCATTATCTGTGCCGCTGTTGCGCGAGCATGTGGGCTGGAAACGCTGGTCGGCGGTCCTGCTTGGGTTTGTGGGGGTGCTGGTGATTGTGCAACCCGGTGGCGCGACATTCCAGATGGCCGCGATCCTGCCGGTCGGAACGGCGCTGTGCTACGCCATATTCATGATAAGTGCCCGCTGGATCGACCGTGGCGAGCGGCTTTGGACGATGATGCTGTTCGCCATGCTCTTTCCGATGATCTATGCCGCCCCCATGGCTATAGCCTTTTGGGAACCCGTGCAGACAGCCGATATTGGCCTGTTCCTTGCGATTGCGGCCTTTGGCAGCCTTGGGCTGGCGCTGATCGGTCAGGCCTTTCGGCTGGCCCCGGCTGCCCTGGTCGCTCCGTTCGATTATACCGCACTGATCTGGGCCACCGGACTGGGCTGGCTGATCTGGAAAGACATTCCCGGCGTGACGACAATTGCCGGTGCGGCGATCATTGTTCTGAGCGGCGTCATCATCATCCTGCGCGAGTCCCGCCAAAGCGCAAACTGA
- a CDS encoding cold-shock protein, giving the protein MAKGTVKWFNATKGFGFIAPEHGSKDVFVHVSALERAGIRQLDDGQAVQFDLESDRNGRESATNLVLA; this is encoded by the coding sequence ATGGCTAAAGGCACCGTGAAATGGTTTAACGCAACTAAAGGTTTCGGCTTCATCGCGCCCGAGCATGGTTCCAAGGACGTTTTCGTCCATGTTTCCGCTCTGGAGCGCGCTGGCATTCGCCAGTTGGATGACGGTCAGGCTGTACAGTTTGATCTGGAAAGCGACCGTAACGGCCGTGAATCTGCGACGAACCTGGTTCTTGCCTGA